The Streptomyces sp. NBC_01276 genome contains the following window.
GGCGGCCTGGGTGCCGTCGGGCAGGGCCTTGAGCAGGGAGGGGAGGTCGAGGGAGGGGCGGCCGGTGAAGCGCAGGGTGTTCTCGGCGCCGCCGCGGCACAGCTCCTCGGGGCTGCCGTGGGCGATGACCCGGCCGGCGTCCATGATGGCGACCTCGTCGCAGAGCTGCTCGGCCTCGTCCATGTGGTGGGTGGTGAGGACGACGGTGACCCCGTCGGAGCGCAGTTCCCGTACGAGGTCCCAGGTCGCGCGGCGGGCCTGCGGGTCGAGGCCGGCGGTGGGCTCGTCCAGGAAGACCAGCTCCGGGCGGCCGACGACGGCCAGGGCCAGGGCGAGCCGCTGCTGCTGGCCGCCGGACAGCCGGCGGTAGGGGGTGCGGCCGCAGCCGCCGAGGCCCAGGCGTTCCACGAGGGTGTCCACGTCCAGCGGGTGCGCGTGGAGACTGGCCACGTGGCGGAGCATCTCCACGGCGCGGGCGCCGGAGTAGACCCCGCCGGACTGGAGCATGACGCCGATCCGCGGGCGCAGGGCCTCGGCGCGGGCGACCGGGTCGAGGCCGAGGACGCGGACGGTGCCGGCGTCGGGGCGGACGTAGCCCTCGCAGGTCTCCACGGTGGTGGTCTTGCCCGCGCCGTTGGGGCCGAGGACCGCGGTGACGCGGGCGCGGGGGACGGTGAGGTCGAGGCCGTCCACGGCGGTTTTGGTGCCGTACCGCTTCACCAGTCCGCGGATCTCCACGGCGGGGTCGTTGCTCATGGGGGGTGAGTCTACGGAGGCCGCCGGGGGGTCCCCGGTCCTGGGGGTGGGGGGGCACGGCCCCGGCGGAGGTGACCCCCCACCGGCCCCGTGGGGCCGGTGGAGCCCCTGGGAACGCGGCGGAACGCGGCCGGGATTTCCGTCCTCCGGCCGCCCGGGGGCGGTTTTCGTGCCCTCCGGATGCGGACATCGCGTCGCGGACACGGCTCTTTTCGGTCCCGCGATCCCGGTCGGCCCAGTCGGTTTCCGTGATCTTTTCCGGAATCCCGTGTTCACCGCGTCCGGCCACAGTGTGGGTGGAGGCTTGCTGGTGGGAGCCCTTTGCCGGTGCACGGAGGGGCCCGGCGTGGATGCGGAGCAATCCCCTCCGGTTAACTCTCCGTCGACAAATTAGGTAACCCTTAGTGATGGATGCCACCAGGCGTGGCCTCCGTCACGGCTTGTCGGAGCTCGCTTAATTACGCAACAATGGCGTTGTGAAATACGGCGAACGGATGAGCGAGGCCCCCCAGGGGGAGCTCGCGACCGGGGAGCGGTCAACCCGCAACCGGGTCGCGCGGTCCATCCTGGACCACGGCCCCTCCACCGTCGCCGACCTCGCGCAGCGTCTCGGCCTCACCCAGGCCGCCGTCCGCCGCCACCTCGACACGCTCGTCGCCGACGACGTGGTCGCACCCCGTGAGCAGCGTGTGTACGGCGCACGCACCCGGGGCCGGCCCGCCAAGGTCTTCGCGCTCACCGACTGCGGCCGCGACGCCTTCGACCAGTCCTACGACACGCTCGCCGCGGACGCCCTGCGCTGGATCGCGCAGTCCGTCGGCGGGGGCGAGCAGGGGGAGGCGGCCGTCGCCGCCTTCGCCCGGGCGCGCATGGAGGCGCAGGCGCAGACCTACCGGGAGTCCGTCGACGCGGCCGCCCCCGCGGACCGCACCGAGGCCCTGGCCAAGGCGTTGACCGCGGACGGGTACGCTGCTACGGCGAAGAGCGCTCCCGGTCCGCACAGCGGTGAACAGCTCTGTCAGCACCACTGCCCGGTCGCACACGTCGCCGAGCAGTTCCCGCAGCTCTGCGAGGCGGAGACCGAGGTCTTCTCGCGGCTGCTCGGGACGCATGTGCAGCGCCTCGCCACGATCGCCCACGGCGACGGGGTGTGCACCACGTTCATTCCGCGAAGCGCCACACAGACCGACACATCAGTATCTGCAAGTACGGCCGGGAGGAACCCCGCATGACCACGGAGACTGCTCACCCTGAGCTCGATGGCCTGGGCACCTACGAATACGGCTGGGCCGACTCCGACGCGGCCGGTGCCGCTGCCAAGCGGGGTCTGTCCGAGGACGTCGTCCGCGACATCTCGGCGAAGAAGTCCGAGCCGGAGTGGATGCTGAAGCTCCGCCTCAAGGGCCTCAAGCTGTTCGACAAGAAGCCCATGCCGAACTGGGGCTCCGACCTCTCCGGCATCGACTTCGACAACATCAAGTACTTCGTGCGTTCCACCGAGAAGCAGGCCGCTTCCTGGGAGGACCTGCCCGAGGACATCAAGAACACGTACGACAAGCTCGGCATCCCGGAGGCGGAGAAGCAGCGCCTCGTCGCCGGTGTCGCGGCCCAGTACGAGTCCGAGGTCGTCTACCACCAGATCCGTGAGGACCTGGAGGAGCAGGGCGTCATCTTCCTCGACACGGACACCGCGCTCAAGGAGCACCCGGAGCTCTTCCAGGAGTACTTCGGCACGGTCATCCCGGTCGGCGACAACAAGTTCGCGTCGCTGAACACCGCGGTGTGGTCCGGCGGCTCCTTCATCTACGTCCCCAAGGGCGTGAAGGTCGACATCCCGCTCCAGGCCTACTTCCGTATCAACACGGAGAACATGGGCCAGTTCGAGCGGACGCTGATCATCGTCGACGAGGACGCGTACGTCCACTACGTCGAGGGCTGCACCGCCCCGATCTACTCCTCGGACTCGCTGCACAGCGCCGTGGTCGAGATCATCGTGAAGAAGGGCGGCCGCTGCCGCTACACGACCATCCAGAACTGGTCGAACAACGTCTACAACCTGGTCACCAAGCGCGCCGTGGCGTACGAGGGCGCGACCATGGAGTGGATCGACGGCAACATCGGTTCCAAGGTCACCATGAAGTACCCGGCCGTCTACCTGATGGGCGAGCACGCCAAGGGCGAGACCCTCTCCATCGCCTTCGCGGGCGAGGGCCAGCACCAGGACGCCGGCTCCAAGATGGTCCACATGGCGCCGAACACCTCCTCCAACATCGTCTCCAAGTCGGTGGCGCGAGGTGGCGGCCGCACCTCGTACCGCGGCCTGGTCGAGATCGGCGAGGGCGCCCACGGCTCCAAGTCGAACGTGCTCTGCGACGCGCTCCTGGTCGACACGATCTCCCGCTCGGACACGTACCCGTACGTGGACGTCCGTGAGGACGACGTCTCCATGGGCCACGAGGCCACGGTCTCCAAGGTCTCCGACGACCAGCTCTTCTACCTGATGAGCCGCGGTCTGACGGAGTTCGAGGCCATGGCCATGATCGTGCGCGGCTTCGTCGAGCCCATCGCGCGCGAGCTGCCCATGGAGTACGCCCTGGAGCTCAACCGGCTGATCGAGCTGCAGATGGAGGGCTCGGTCGGCTAGTCCCGGCCGCCGCCCGGCATCCAGCACATTCTTTGACGTAGGCAGCGTTTTTTAAGAGAGCGAGCAACACGACAGCCATGGCTGAGGCTCAGAACATCCCGGCGGGCTCCACCACCGCCGGCGCGATCGCGGTGGCCGCCGAGTCCACCGTCGCCACCCGGATGAGCGCGCCGCCGTCCTTCGACGTGGCCGACTTCCCGGTTCCGCACGGCCGCGAGGAGGAGTGGCGGTTCACCCCGCTCGCCCGCCTCAAGGGCCTGCACGACGGCACCGCGGTCGCCGACGGCACCATGAAGGCCCAGATCGACGCGCCGGAGGGCGTGACGGTCGAGTCGGTCGAGCGCGGCGACGAGCGGATCGGCAAGGCCGGCATGCCCGTCGACCGCGTCTCCGCGCAGGCCTTCTCCTCGTTCGCCAAGGCCACGGTCGTCACCGTGCCCAAGGAGACCGTGCTCGCCGAGCCGATCAGGGTCGCCCTGCACGGCGAGGGCGGCACGACCTTCGGTCACACCGTCTTCGACATCAAGCCCTTCGCCGAGGCGATCATCGTGATCGACCACACCGGTGACGGCGTCCGCGCCGCCAACGTCGACATCCTCGTCGGCGACGGCGCCAAGGTGACCTTCGTGTCCGTGCAGGACTGGGACGACACCGCCGTCCACACCTCCCAGCACAACGCGCTGGTCGGCCGCGACGCGAGCTTCAAGTCCGTGGTCGTGACCTTCGGCGGCGACCTCGTCCGTCTGCACCCCCGGATCGCCTACGCGGGCCCCGGCGGCGAGGCCGAGATGCTCGGTCTGTACTTCACGGACGCCGGCCAGCACCAGGAGCACCGCCTCCTGGTCACGCACGACGCCCCGCACTGCAAGTCGAACGTGGTCTACAAGGGCGCGCTCCAGGGCCAGGACGCCCACGCCGTCTGGATCGGTGACGTGCTCATCGAGAAGAGCGCCGAGGGCACCGACACCTACGAGATGAACCGCAACCTCGTCCTGACGGACGGCGCGCGGGTCGACTCGGTGCCGAACCTGGAGATCGAGACCGGCGAGATCGTCGGCGCCGGCCACGCCTCCGCCACCGGCCGCTTCGACGACGAGCAGCTCTTCTACCTCCAGGCGCGCGGCATCCCGGCCGACGAGGCCCGCCGTCTGGTCGTGCGCGGCTTCTTCGCCGAGCTCGTCCAGCAGATCGGTGTCGACGACATCGAGGAGCGCCTGCTCGCCAGGATCGAGACCGAGCTGGCGGCGTCCGTCTGATGAGCTACCTCAAGGCCTGTGCGCTGAGCGAGCTGGAGGAGAACACCCCCAAGCGGGTGGAACTCGACGGCACGCCGGTGTCCATCGTCCGTGCCGAGGGCGAGGTGTTCGCGATCAACGACATCTGCTCGCACGCGAACGTCTCGCTCTCGGAGGGCGAGGTCGAGGACTGCATGATCGAGTGCTGGCTGCACGGGTCGGCCTTCGACCTGCGCACCGGGAAGCCTTCCGGTCTGCCCGCGACCCGCCCCGTACCCGTTTACCCCGTAAAGATCGAAGGGGACGACGTGCTCGTCTCCCTCACCCAGGAGTCCTGAGGTATCCATGGCAACGCTTGAAATCCACGACCTGCACGTCTCCGTCGAGGCCGAGAACGGCGCCCGCGAGATCCTCAAGGGCGTCGACCTCACCGTCAAGCAGGGTGAGACGCACGCCATCATGGGTCCGAACGGCTCCGGCAAGTCCACGCTGGCGTACTCGCTGGCCGGGCACCCGAAGTACACCATCACCGGTGGCACCGTGACCCTCGACGGCGAAGACGTCCTGGAGATGTCCGTCGACGAGCGCGCCCGCGCCGGCGTCTTCCTCGCCATGCAGTACCCGGTCGAGGTCCCCGGCGTCTCGGTCTCCAACTTCCTGCGGACCTCGGCCACGGCCATCCGCGGCGAGGCCCCCAAGCTGCGCACCTGGGTGAAGGAGGTCAAGTCCGCGATGGAGCAGCTCCAGATGGACCCGGCCTTCGCCGAGCGCAACGTGAACGAGGGCTTCTCCGGCGGTGAGAAGAAGCGCCACGAGATCCTCCAGCTGGAGCTCCTGAAGCCGAAGATCGCGATCCTCGACGAGACCGACTCCGGCCTGGACGTCGACGCGCTGCGCATCGTCTCCGAAGGCGTCAACCGCGTCCGCGAGACCGGTGAGGTCGGCACCCTGCTGATCACCCACTACACGCGCATCCTGCGCTACATCAAGCCCGACTTCGTGCACGTGTTCGCCAACGGCCGCATCGCCGAGTCCGGCGGCGCCGAGCTGGCCGACGTGCTGGAGGCCGAGGGCTACGACAAGTACGTGAAGGGTGGCGCGACCGCGTGACACAGCTGCCTGGCCTCCTCGACACCGAGGCGATCCGCAAGGACTTCCCCCTGCTGGATCGTGTGGTCCACGACGGGAAGAAGATCGTTTACCTGGACAACGCGGCGACCTCGCAGAAGCCGCGCCAGGTGCTCGACGCGCTGAACGAGTACTACGAGCGGCACAACGCCAACGTCCACCGCGGCGTGCACGTGCTCGCCGAGGAGGCCACGGCGCTGTACGAGGGTGCCCGCGACAAGGTCGCCGCCTTCATCAACGCACCGAGCCGCGACGAGGTGATCTTCACCAAGAACGCCTCCGAGTCGCTCAACCTGGTGGCGAACATGCTCGGCTGGGCGGAGGAGCCCTACCGGGTCGACCGCGAGACCGAGATCGCCATCACGGAGATGGAGCACCACTCCAACATCGTGCCGTGGCAGCTGCTCTCGCAGCGCACCGGCGCGAAGCTGAAGTGGTTCGGCCTCACCGACGACGGCCGGCTCGACCTGTCCAACATCGAAGAGGTCATCACGGAGAAGACGAAGATCGTCTCCTTCACGCTGGTCTCCAACATCATGGGCACGGTCAACCCGGTCGAGGCGATCGTCCGGCGCGCGCAGGAGGTCGGCGCGCTGGTGCTGATCGACGCCTCGCAGGCCGCTCCGCACATGCCGCTGGACGTCCAGGCCCTCGGCGCCGACTTCGTGGCCTTCACCGGCCACAAGATGTGCGGCCCGACCGGCATCGGCGTCCTGTGGGGCCGCCAGGAGCTGCTGGAGGACCTGCCTCCGTTCCTCGGCGGCGGCGAGATGATCGAAACCGTCTCGATGCACTCGTCGACGTACGCTCCCGCGCCCCACAAGTTCGAGGCCGGTACGCCCCCGATCGCCCAGGCCGTCGGCCTCGGCGCGGCCGTGGACTACCTGACCTCGATCGGCATGGAGAAGATCGCCGCCCACGAGCACGCGATCACCGAGTACGCGGTCAAGCGCCTCCTGGAGGTGCCCGACCTGCGGATCATCGGCCCGACCACGGCCGAGGACCGCGGCGCCGCGATCTCCTTCACGCTCGGGGACATCCACCCGCACGACGTCGGCCAGGTGCTCGACGAACAGGGCATCGCGGTCCGCGTGGGACACCACTGCGCGCGCCCCGTCTGCCTGCGGTACGGAATTCCCGCGACGACGCGAGCGTCGTTCTACCTGTACTCCTCTCCTGCCGAGGTCGACGCGCTGATCGACGGGCTGGAGCACGTACGGAACTTCTTCGGATGACGAAGAGTCGGACGACACGAGGCTGACGAGGACGCAGTGAAGCTGGATTCGATGTACCAGGACCTGATCCTGGACCACTACAAGCACCCGCACGGCCGCGGCCTGCGCGACGGTGACGCCGAGGTGCACCACGTCAACCCGACGTGCGGCGACGAGATCACGCTGCGCGTGAAGTACGACGGGGAGACGCTCACCGACGTCTCCTACGAGGGCCAGGGCTGCTCCATCAGCCAGGCCAGCGCGTCCGTACTGAACGAGCTGCTCGTCGGCAAGCAGCTGGCCGAGGCGCAGAAGATCCAGGCCACGTTCCTGGAGCTGATGCAGTCCAAGGGCAAGCTGGAGCCCGACGAGGCCATGGAGGAGGTGCTGGAGGACGCGGTCGCCTTCTCCGGCGTCTCCAAGTATCCGGCGCGCGTGAAGTGTGCTCTCCTGAGCTGGATGGCGTGGAAGGACGCGACCGCCCAGGTGCTGGGCGACGCGGAGAGGAAGACGGCATGACCGAGAACGCGACGCCCGAGGCGTCGATCAAGCCGGCCACCGAGGAAGAGGTCCGCGAGGCCCTCTACGACGTGGTCGACCCCGAGCTGGGCATCGACGTCGTCAACCTGGGCCTGATCTACGGCATCCACATCGACGACGCGAACATCGCCACCCTCGACATGACCCTCACCTCGGCGGCCTGCCCGCTGACGGACGTCATCGAGGACCAGGCGAAGTCGGCGACGGACGGCATCGTCAACGAACTTCGCATCAACTGGGTCTGGATGCCCCCGTGGGGCCCGGACAAGATCACGGACGACGGCCGTGAGCAGCTGCGCGCGCTCGGTTTCAACGTCTGACCGACGCGTAAGTGAGAGGGCCCCCGGCGCGGTCGTGCCGGGGGCCCTCCCTGTTCTCCGGCCCGACAAGTGAAGTGCACCAGGAGTTGGCCACGGTGGCCGAATCTTCTCGATGGCCGTCCTGACGGACGGCGCACACGAGAGGAACCCCAGTGACCGTTCGCCTTTCACCGGCCCGCCGCTGCGGCGCCGTGGGCGCCGCCGGAGCCGCGGCCCTGCTCCTGGCCGGGCTGGCCGTGCCCGCCCACGCGGACACGGGATACGCGGCTCCGACGATCACCCTGTCCGCCGGCCACCTCAGCGGCGCCGTGGGAGCCTTCGGGGACCCCAGCGTCACGGCCGACGTGGAGCAGGCCGGCGTCCCGGCCGGGTTCCTGCGGCTCCAGGTGGTCTCCTCCAGCAACCCGGCCGTCGCCGCGGTGGGCGACGTACGGCAGGAGCGCACGCCGGACGGCGACCGCAGGCTGACGGTCCGCGCCCGTGCCCGGGGGTACACCGACCTCACGCTGCGCGTCACCGGCCGCGGCGGCCGGACGGCCACCGCCGTCCTCTCCTACGCCGCCTCGGCGCGGACCGGCGCCGCCGTCGGGACCCGCTACCTGACCGGCTCCTCCGACGCCTCGGCCGCCGTGGACGTGGGCGGCGGCTACGCCCTGGTCGCCGACGACGAGTCCAACGTGCTGCGCCTGTACGACCGCTCCCGCTCCGGCGCACCCGTCAGGACCTGGGACCTGGGCCCCGCGCTGGGCGCGAAGAAGGAGGCCGACATCGAGGCCGCCGCCCGGGTCGGCGACACCGTCTACTGGACCGGCTCGCTCGGCAACAACAAGGACGGCACGTACAAGGCCGAACGGAACACCGTCCTCACCACCCGGATCACCGGCTCCGGCGCCTCGACCGAGGTCACCTTCACCGCCGCCTACAAGGGCCTGCGCGACGACCTCGTGGCCTGGGACACGGCGAACGGCAACCGCTACGGCTTCGCGGCGGGTACGGCCGCGGGTGAGGCGCCGAAGCAGATCGACGGCTTCAACGTGGAGGGGCTGGAGTTCGCCCCGGGGTCCGCGACCACCGCCTACCTGGGCTTCCGTGCCCCGCTGGCCCCGGCCGTGCCCGGCGGCAAGGCGCTGCTCGTGCCCGTCACCAACCTGGACCGGGTCCTCGCGGCCGGCGAGAAGCCCGTCTTCGGCGCCGGGATCGAGCTGGACCTCGGCGGGCTCGCGGTCCGCGACATCCGCAAGAACGCCGCCGGCCAGTACCTGATCCTGGCCGGTTCCTGGGCCGCCGACGACAACTCCGACCCCTACGCCCTCTACCAGTGGGACGGGGTCCCCGGCCACGCCCCGCACAAGCGTGCCGACCTGCCGACCGGCGACCCCGGCGGCTGGGAGGCCATCGTGGACGTGCCCGACCTGCGGGTGCCCGGCGCCCGCGTACAGCTCATCACCGACAACGGTGCCGCCGACCTCTACGGCGACGGCACCGAAGCCAAGGACCTGACGCACCCGGAGTGGAAGAAGTCCCGCTCCGCGTGGTTCGCGCTCGGCCCGATTCGTGGGGGACACCGATGAACAACAAGCACCTGGGTACGGCCGCGCTCGCGGCGATCCTCCTGGCCGGCCTCAACGCCCCTGCCCAGGCGGTCAGTTACGGCACACCGACCATCTCGTTCTCGGCTTCGTACCTGTCCGGGGCCGTCGGCGGGGTCGGCGACCAGACCGTGGACGTGGCCGTGGGGCAGAGCGGGGCCGACGTCTCCGCTCTCACCGTCAGCGCCACCGCCTCCAGCAAGACCTCCGTCGCCGGAACCGGAGACGTCACCGTGACCGGCGCCGGCGCCGTGCGGCAGCTCGCCGTCACCGCGCGCGGCCGCGGTTACGCCAACCTCACCATCAAGGTGAGCGGACTCGGCGGCAAGAGCGCCACCAAGACCCTCTCCTACGCGGCCTCCGCCGCCGTCCAGAACCCGGCGGACGCCCGCTACTTCAGCGGCGCCTCCGACTCCTCGGCGGCCGTGGACGTCGGCGGCGGCTACACGGTGGTCGCCGACGACGAGTCCAACGTGCTGCGCCTGTACGACCGTTCCCGCTCCGCCGCACCCGTCAGGACCTGGGACTTCAGTTCCCAGCTCGGCGTCACCAAGGAGGTGGACATCGAGGGCGCGACCCGGATCGGCGACACCATCTACTGGACCGGCTCGCTCGGCAACAACAAGGACGGCGAGTACAAAGCCCCCCGCAACACCGTCTTCACCACCACGGTGAGCGGCTCCGGCTCCGGAACCCAGCTCGCGTACGGGCGCTCGTACAAGAAGCTCCGCGACGACCTCGTGGCCTGGGACACGGCGAACGGCAACCGCTACGGCTTCGCGGCGGGGACGGCCGCGGGTGAGGCGCCGAAGCAGATCGACGGCTTCAACGTGGAGGGGCTGGAGTTCGCCCCGGGGTCCACGACCACCGCCTACCTGGGCTTCCGTGCCCCGCTGGCCCCGGCCGTGCCCGGCGGCAAGGCGCTGCTCGTGCCCGTCACCAACTTCGACAAGGTCCTCTCCAGCGGTTCCAAGGCCGTCTTCGGCGCCGGGATCGAGCTGGACCTCGGCGGGCTCGCGGTCCGCGACATCCGCAAGAACGCCGCCGGCCAGTACCTGATCCTGGCCGGTTCCTGGGCCGCCGACGACAACTCCGACCCCTACGCCCTCTACCAGTGGGACGGCGTTCCCGGCCACGCCCCGGTCAAGCGCGCCGACCTGCCGACCACCGACCCGGGCGGCTGGGAGGCCATCGTGGACGTGCCCGACCTGACGGTCCCCGGGGCCCGGGTGCAGCTGGTCACCGACAGCGGATCGGCCGACCTCTACGGCGACGGCACCGAGGCCAAGGACCTGACGCACCCGGAGTGGAAGAAGGCACGGGCCGCCTGGTTCACGCTTTCCTAGGGGGCCGTTTCTGCGGTCAGGGTCTGCGCCAGGTGTTCGTGGCGGATCCGCCGGTCCACGTAGAGGAGACCGGCGGGCAGCTGGGGGAAGGCCGGCAGCAGGACCAGGGCCGCCAGTGCGCCCGGGAGGCCGGCCTGCGCCAGCAGCGCGTACCCGGCACCCGCGGTGAAGGCGACGGCCGGTGCGGTCCAGCAGAAGGTGCGCCACCAGGCACCCCGCACCAGCCGGGCGGAGCGGCGCAGCGCCGCCACCGGGCCGAGTCCCTCGTACCCGGCGGCGGTGGGCGCCAGCGAGAACAGCACGCCCAGCCACAGGGCGAGCGGAGCCAGGGGCAGCAGCACCGGCGGCGGCAGCCCCGCCGCCAGGGCCGCCGCACCCGGGCCCGCCGCCGTCAGCAGGGCCATCAGCTGGGCGCCGAGCACCCGGGGGGTACGGGGCAGCGCGGCCCCGAGGAGCCCCGGCACGGTCACGGCGCGGCCCAGGACCGCCGGCCGCAGCAGGGCCGCGATCAGGGCGGTGGCCAGCGCGCAGGTGAAGACCAGGAACAGGGCCGCCGCCGGGAGGAGCACCCATACGAAGGCCCGTTCGCCGGCCCGGGGGCTGAGCGAGGCCAGGGCCGCCGCCCCCGCCGCCGCGACGACCAGTACCCCCGCCGCGAGCTGGCCGAGGAGCAGGGCACCGCACAGCCGGCCGCCGTAGCGGGACAGGGCGGTGAAGGCGCCCGCGAGGATGTCGCCGGGCCCCAGCGGGCGCAGGGGCACCACGCCCGGCCGGGGCCGTTGTGGAGGCAGCCAGCCGCCGCCCCTGTGGGTCCAGTGCTGTGCCATGCGCGGTCCCCCTGTCGTGTGCGGGGGGACACCGTAGTACCGGAGCCTGTGAGTGTCCTGAGGCTTGCGTGTGTACATGTGTACGCATCGATGTGTACTGTTGTACGCATGCCGTACGTACTGCTTGCGGCGGCCATAGCCGCCGAGGTCGCCGGGACCACCGCGATGAAGTACAGCGAGGGGTTCACCAGGCTCTGGCCCTCACTGGGGACGCTGCTGGGCTACGTGGTGGCCTTCAGCCTGCTCGCACAGACGCTCAGATCGATGTCGGTCGGCACGGCGTACGCGATCTGGGCCGGAGTCGGCACCGCCGCCATCGCCGCCATCGGCATGGTGTTCATGGGGGAGGCCGCCAGCGCCGCGAAACTCGCCGGGATCGCACTGATCGTCGCCGGGGTGGTCCTGCTGAACCTCGGCGGAGCGGCCCACTGATGGCCGCCGGAGCGCGCCGGTACGACCCGGAGCGGCGGCAGCGGATCATCGACGCCGCGATCCGGGTGGTGGGGGACAAGGGGATCGCGGGGCTGAGCCACCGCAGCGCCGCGGCCGAGGCGGACGTGCCGCTCGGCTCGACGACCTACCACTTCAAGAGCCTGGACGATCTGCTGGTGGCGGCCCTCCGGCAGGCCAACGAGGCCTACGCGCCCGCGTTCGCGCCGCGCGGGGGCGAGGACCTGGCGGATGCCCTGGCCCGGCTGCTGGGGGAGGTCCTGGCGGCGGACCGGGGGCGGGCGGAGCTGGAGTACGAGCTCTACCTGGCCGCCCTGCGCCGGCCCGCGCTGCGGCCGGTCGCGGCCGAGTGGCTGGAGTCGGTGGCCGAGGCGCTGGCGGAACACACCGATCCGGTGACGGCGCGGGCGCTGGTGGCCGTGATGGACGGCATCTGCCTCCAGGTCCTGCTGACGGACTCCCCGTACGAGGAGGCGTACGCCCGCGAGATCCTCGCCCGGGTCCTGGGCCTGCCCCGCCGGCCGTGAGCGGCGCGATGTCGCCGTGCCGGAGGCCGCCGCGGTTCAGGGTGCGGAGCGGACCGCCTCCAGGGCCGCGGCGACGCTCGCCTCGATGTCCCGGATCGGGTAGAACACCTCGCGCACCGTGCGCTCCCGGTCCACGACCAGCGTCAGCCGCTTCAGCCGGCTCACCCCGCCCGCGCGGAAGGTCGGCAGTCGCAGGGCCGTCACCAGGTCGAGTTCCGCGTCCGAGAGGAGCGGGAAGCGCAGTCGCTCGTGCTCCGCGAACTCCCGCTGCTCGTCCGGGCGCTGGGTCGAGACCCCGTGGACGGTGGCGCCGGCCGCGGTGAACTCCGCGAGCTGGTCGCGGAAGGTACACGACTCCAGCGTGCACCCCTTCGCCCCGGGGATCCCGGCCCAGCCGGGCGGGTAGGACTCGCTCCGGGCGTACGCGCCGGGGAAGCAGTACAGGACGGTGAACGGCGTGTCCGCCACCGCGTCGCGGAGCTCGCCGAAACGGTCCGGCAGCAGCAGCTCCGGCAGTCGGGTGCCGCGCAGCGCGTGCACCCGCGCGGCCTCCTTCGAGGACTCCTCGGTCGTCGCCGTCATCTCTCCCTCTCCCAGGATCCAGGCGTCGCCCCAGTCCTGGAGGGCGACCAGGACCGGGAGCAGGCCCCGCCCGCGCGGGGTCAGCCGGTATTCGTGCCGCACCGGGCGTTCCTGGTACGGCGTGCGCGTCAGCACC
Protein-coding sequences here:
- a CDS encoding ABC transporter ATP-binding protein, with protein sequence MSNDPAVEIRGLVKRYGTKTAVDGLDLTVPRARVTAVLGPNGAGKTTTVETCEGYVRPDAGTVRVLGLDPVARAEALRPRIGVMLQSGGVYSGARAVEMLRHVASLHAHPLDVDTLVERLGLGGCGRTPYRRLSGGQQQRLALALAVVGRPELVFLDEPTAGLDPQARRATWDLVRELRSDGVTVVLTTHHMDEAEQLCDEVAIMDAGRVIAHGSPEELCRGGAENTLRFTGRPSLDLPSLLKALPDGTQAAELTPGSYRVTGEVDPQLLATVASWCAQHGVLPSSLSVERHTLEDVFLELTGKELRS
- a CDS encoding helix-turn-helix transcriptional regulator, whose protein sequence is MSEAPQGELATGERSTRNRVARSILDHGPSTVADLAQRLGLTQAAVRRHLDTLVADDVVAPREQRVYGARTRGRPAKVFALTDCGRDAFDQSYDTLAADALRWIAQSVGGGEQGEAAVAAFARARMEAQAQTYRESVDAAAPADRTEALAKALTADGYAATAKSAPGPHSGEQLCQHHCPVAHVAEQFPQLCEAETEVFSRLLGTHVQRLATIAHGDGVCTTFIPRSATQTDTSVSASTAGRNPA
- the sufB gene encoding Fe-S cluster assembly protein SufB codes for the protein MTTETAHPELDGLGTYEYGWADSDAAGAAAKRGLSEDVVRDISAKKSEPEWMLKLRLKGLKLFDKKPMPNWGSDLSGIDFDNIKYFVRSTEKQAASWEDLPEDIKNTYDKLGIPEAEKQRLVAGVAAQYESEVVYHQIREDLEEQGVIFLDTDTALKEHPELFQEYFGTVIPVGDNKFASLNTAVWSGGSFIYVPKGVKVDIPLQAYFRINTENMGQFERTLIIVDEDAYVHYVEGCTAPIYSSDSLHSAVVEIIVKKGGRCRYTTIQNWSNNVYNLVTKRAVAYEGATMEWIDGNIGSKVTMKYPAVYLMGEHAKGETLSIAFAGEGQHQDAGSKMVHMAPNTSSNIVSKSVARGGGRTSYRGLVEIGEGAHGSKSNVLCDALLVDTISRSDTYPYVDVREDDVSMGHEATVSKVSDDQLFYLMSRGLTEFEAMAMIVRGFVEPIARELPMEYALELNRLIELQMEGSVG
- the sufD gene encoding Fe-S cluster assembly protein SufD: MAEAQNIPAGSTTAGAIAVAAESTVATRMSAPPSFDVADFPVPHGREEEWRFTPLARLKGLHDGTAVADGTMKAQIDAPEGVTVESVERGDERIGKAGMPVDRVSAQAFSSFAKATVVTVPKETVLAEPIRVALHGEGGTTFGHTVFDIKPFAEAIIVIDHTGDGVRAANVDILVGDGAKVTFVSVQDWDDTAVHTSQHNALVGRDASFKSVVVTFGGDLVRLHPRIAYAGPGGEAEMLGLYFTDAGQHQEHRLLVTHDAPHCKSNVVYKGALQGQDAHAVWIGDVLIEKSAEGTDTYEMNRNLVLTDGARVDSVPNLEIETGEIVGAGHASATGRFDDEQLFYLQARGIPADEARRLVVRGFFAELVQQIGVDDIEERLLARIETELAASV
- a CDS encoding bifunctional 3-phenylpropionate/cinnamic acid dioxygenase ferredoxin subunit; its protein translation is MSYLKACALSELEENTPKRVELDGTPVSIVRAEGEVFAINDICSHANVSLSEGEVEDCMIECWLHGSAFDLRTGKPSGLPATRPVPVYPVKIEGDDVLVSLTQES
- the sufC gene encoding Fe-S cluster assembly ATPase SufC gives rise to the protein MATLEIHDLHVSVEAENGAREILKGVDLTVKQGETHAIMGPNGSGKSTLAYSLAGHPKYTITGGTVTLDGEDVLEMSVDERARAGVFLAMQYPVEVPGVSVSNFLRTSATAIRGEAPKLRTWVKEVKSAMEQLQMDPAFAERNVNEGFSGGEKKRHEILQLELLKPKIAILDETDSGLDVDALRIVSEGVNRVRETGEVGTLLITHYTRILRYIKPDFVHVFANGRIAESGGAELADVLEAEGYDKYVKGGATA
- a CDS encoding cysteine desulfurase, whose protein sequence is MTQLPGLLDTEAIRKDFPLLDRVVHDGKKIVYLDNAATSQKPRQVLDALNEYYERHNANVHRGVHVLAEEATALYEGARDKVAAFINAPSRDEVIFTKNASESLNLVANMLGWAEEPYRVDRETEIAITEMEHHSNIVPWQLLSQRTGAKLKWFGLTDDGRLDLSNIEEVITEKTKIVSFTLVSNIMGTVNPVEAIVRRAQEVGALVLIDASQAAPHMPLDVQALGADFVAFTGHKMCGPTGIGVLWGRQELLEDLPPFLGGGEMIETVSMHSSTYAPAPHKFEAGTPPIAQAVGLGAAVDYLTSIGMEKIAAHEHAITEYAVKRLLEVPDLRIIGPTTAEDRGAAISFTLGDIHPHDVGQVLDEQGIAVRVGHHCARPVCLRYGIPATTRASFYLYSSPAEVDALIDGLEHVRNFFG